One part of the Aliivibrio fischeri ATCC 7744 = JCM 18803 = DSM 507 genome encodes these proteins:
- the nrdB gene encoding class Ia ribonucleoside-diphosphate reductase subunit beta, protein MAYSTFRQEKNDQLKEPMFLGNSVNVARYDQQKFQIFEKLIEKQLSFFWRPEEVDVSGDRIDYNNLPEHEQHIFISNLKYQTLLDSIQGRSPNVALLPLVSIPELETWIETWSFSETIHSRSYTHIIRNIVNNPSVIFDDIVENEEILKRAKDIAHYYDNLIQATNDYHRFGEGTHVLNGQEITISKRELKKKLYLCLMSVNALEAIRFYVSFACSFAFAERELMEGNAKIIKLIARDESLHLTSTQHMLNLLRTGQDDPEFVEIAAECEQECFDLFKAAAEQEKQWANYLFKDGSMIGLNKDILCQYVEYITNLRMKAVGLNSAYEGATQNPIPWINSWLSSDNVQVAPQETEISSYLVGQIDNDVDADDLGDFEL, encoded by the coding sequence ATGGCGTACAGTACTTTCCGACAAGAAAAAAATGATCAATTGAAAGAACCTATGTTTTTAGGCAACTCGGTAAACGTTGCTCGTTATGACCAACAAAAGTTTCAAATTTTTGAAAAACTTATCGAAAAACAACTTTCATTTTTCTGGCGTCCGGAAGAAGTTGATGTTTCTGGTGACCGTATTGATTACAACAACTTACCAGAACACGAACAACACATTTTTATCAGTAACTTAAAGTACCAAACGTTACTTGATTCAATTCAAGGTCGTAGTCCAAACGTTGCTCTGCTTCCTCTTGTTTCTATCCCTGAACTAGAGACGTGGATTGAAACTTGGTCGTTCTCTGAAACAATTCACTCACGCTCTTATACTCATATTATTCGTAATATCGTGAATAACCCTTCTGTTATTTTTGATGATATTGTTGAAAATGAAGAGATCTTAAAGCGCGCAAAAGACATTGCCCACTATTACGATAATCTAATTCAAGCAACAAATGATTATCATCGCTTCGGTGAAGGTACACACGTTTTAAACGGTCAAGAAATTACTATTTCTAAACGCGAGCTTAAAAAGAAATTGTACCTATGCTTAATGTCAGTTAACGCATTAGAAGCCATTCGATTCTACGTAAGTTTTGCTTGTTCATTTGCTTTTGCTGAACGTGAACTAATGGAAGGTAACGCAAAAATCATCAAGCTGATCGCTCGAGATGAATCATTACACCTAACAAGTACTCAACACATGTTGAACTTACTTCGTACTGGACAAGATGATCCTGAGTTTGTTGAGATTGCAGCAGAATGCGAACAAGAATGTTTTGATCTATTTAAAGCAGCAGCTGAGCAAGAAAAACAATGGGCAAACTACCTATTTAAAGATGGCTCAATGATTGGTTTAAACAAAGATATTCTTTGCCAATACGTAGAGTATATTACGAACCTTCGCATGAAAGCGGTTGGTCTAAATAGTGCTTACGAAGGCGCAACACAGAACCCTATCCCATGGATTAATTCATGGTTAAGTTCTGATAACGTTCAAGTTGCTCCACAAGAAACCGAAATCAGTTCCTACCTAGTAGGCCAAATTGACAATGATGTTGATGCGGACGATTTAGGCGATTTCGAATTATAA
- a CDS encoding sensor domain-containing diguanylate cyclase has protein sequence MAKNQWNELLLEQVRQLPMASSKEQVLLRLNLLIVEASKQKKTIPTEFELIFQAYQLSRSGKLIDSISVFFDAINFSQQNQQEFLICFCHYNIGTLYGMLGNYFYAQKFLTKAEKMQQFCDGYITGIIKNNIGDIFRQIGNFNEALIYLTQAAELLSQHGPKTATALSYFNIAEIKAKQFLFAEANELLEKLYQDIKNEPRYLGFYYKIKAEIASHSGEFKQADKLHLLSIENMQISEHDYYYAEMILEYCHFLTSCLQYKKLDQFIALGLAVAKKIESDKLIDGFNDIILLRIKDIDDINIREKHYQTLTSSLLNSRRELLKREGDYLQQLYRLNVAKLNLSTMKSLSDNLAVINKVGHYINTSSDIKNALPQIQQDLASLFQTDTLALGFYNSEQDQITIHYLDNNLPAQTPYITDCKSEATYMSYCIKSNSAFYFNHMNSEQKVAMLGDRCDSKVQFKSAMFSPITINGEVKGVFTIQARESYQYQTFHFELFSQLISYISIALENQYNRQQLLHLSQTDHLTQVWNRKSLEAHFNQLKQQQNQEYTGIMIDIDHYKEYNDTYGHIAGDEVLIQVSRLIKQGFHSLETQVYRYGGDEFFVLIPSIKPEKIRQKLDKLLIEVKKLLIPHKASTCSCYLSISVGIGYNKDPENQLSLNSLVNTADRALYQAKENGRNCYFELAHIKETIY, from the coding sequence ATGGCTAAGAATCAATGGAATGAGTTGCTGCTCGAACAAGTACGACAATTACCTATGGCTTCTTCAAAAGAGCAGGTACTGTTACGTCTTAATCTTTTAATAGTCGAAGCATCAAAGCAAAAAAAAACGATCCCAACTGAATTTGAGCTCATTTTTCAAGCCTATCAACTTTCTCGCTCAGGAAAACTCATTGACTCTATTAGTGTCTTTTTTGATGCGATTAATTTTAGTCAACAAAACCAACAAGAATTTTTAATCTGTTTCTGTCATTACAATATCGGCACACTTTATGGCATGCTCGGAAATTACTTTTATGCTCAAAAGTTTCTGACAAAAGCCGAAAAAATGCAGCAGTTTTGTGATGGTTACATTACGGGCATCATTAAAAACAACATTGGCGATATTTTCCGTCAAATAGGTAATTTTAATGAGGCCTTAATCTACCTAACACAAGCTGCCGAACTACTTTCTCAACATGGTCCTAAGACTGCCACAGCCCTATCATATTTTAATATTGCAGAAATAAAAGCTAAGCAATTCCTTTTTGCCGAAGCAAATGAATTACTTGAAAAGCTATATCAAGATATTAAAAATGAACCAAGATATTTAGGGTTTTACTACAAAATTAAAGCAGAGATAGCAAGCCATTCAGGTGAATTCAAACAAGCTGATAAACTTCATCTCTTATCTATTGAGAATATGCAAATATCCGAGCATGATTATTATTATGCTGAAATGATCTTAGAATATTGCCACTTTTTAACTAGTTGCTTGCAATATAAAAAACTAGATCAATTTATTGCTCTTGGCTTAGCTGTGGCAAAAAAAATAGAAAGTGACAAGCTTATCGATGGTTTCAACGATATCATTCTATTAAGAATAAAAGACATCGATGATATCAATATTCGTGAGAAACATTATCAAACCCTTACCTCTTCATTACTTAATTCAAGAAGAGAGTTGCTTAAGCGTGAAGGTGATTATTTACAACAGCTGTATCGCTTAAACGTTGCTAAATTAAACCTAAGTACCATGAAATCACTATCGGATAATTTAGCCGTTATAAATAAAGTTGGGCATTACATTAATACCAGTAGTGATATTAAAAATGCATTGCCACAAATACAGCAAGACCTTGCCTCTCTGTTTCAAACAGATACGCTCGCTCTGGGATTTTATAACTCTGAACAAGATCAAATTACGATTCATTACTTGGATAATAATTTACCAGCGCAAACGCCATACATCACCGATTGTAAAAGTGAAGCCACTTATATGAGTTACTGCATAAAAAGTAATTCTGCTTTTTATTTTAATCATATGAACAGCGAACAAAAAGTAGCAATGTTAGGTGATCGTTGTGATAGCAAAGTGCAATTTAAATCGGCTATGTTCTCTCCTATTACTATCAATGGTGAAGTAAAAGGGGTGTTCACCATACAAGCAAGAGAAAGCTACCAGTATCAAACTTTCCATTTTGAACTGTTTTCACAACTCATAAGCTACATATCCATCGCACTTGAAAACCAATACAATCGCCAACAACTTTTGCATTTATCCCAAACGGATCACCTTACACAGGTATGGAATAGAAAATCTCTTGAAGCTCATTTCAATCAATTAAAACAACAACAGAATCAAGAGTACACAGGGATAATGATCGATATCGACCATTATAAAGAATACAACGATACTTATGGCCATATTGCTGGTGATGAAGTTCTTATTCAAGTGAGTCGTTTAATCAAGCAAGGTTTTCATAGTTTAGAGACCCAAGTATATCGCTATGGTGGCGACGAATTTTTCGTCCTAATACCGAGCATAAAGCCAGAAAAGATCCGCCAAAAATTAGATAAGTTATTAATAGAAGTGAAAAAGCTATTAATACCACATAAGGCATCAACTTGTTCGTGCTATTTATCAATCTCTGTCGGTATTGGTTATAACAAAGATCCTGAAAACCAACTCAGTCTGAATTCTCTGGTTAATACTGCTGATAGAGCACTATATCAAGCAAAAGAAAATGGCCGAAATTGCTATTTTGAATTAGCGCATATCAAAGAAACCATATATTAA